The proteins below are encoded in one region of Methanofollis aquaemaris:
- the argJ gene encoding bifunctional ornithine acetyltransferase/N-acetylglutamate synthase has product MRSICAVRGVEAAGMKEGKYGLAVIRASGTAAATSTSNLVAAAPVLLMREAIKAGRLDAIVVNSGCANAYTGERGLADAAEMRRIAGASLGLEPERIGVASTGVIGRYLDLDLIGRQCAEVVPHLAHSEEGETAAARSIMTTDLAEKHALVEADGFTVAGICKGSGMIAPNMGTMLAFIYTDAEIGAEDLRASLRSAVRRSFNRVVVDGDESTNDSAFCTATGEAGPVPRAAFDAALEACCISLAKQIAADGEGATKLLEVQVVGAPDEAAAEAVARTVVASPLVKTAVYGEDPNWGRVIAAAGRAGVGFDPDLVSLTIGEGPTLTELVRDGTIVSDLVRAKEAMHGKRVVFSLDLAAGEGSAVAWGCDLTENYVEINGKYTT; this is encoded by the coding sequence GTGAGGAGTATCTGCGCAGTCCGGGGCGTCGAAGCCGCCGGGATGAAGGAGGGGAAGTACGGGCTTGCGGTGATCAGGGCGAGCGGCACGGCCGCGGCGACCTCCACCTCCAACCTGGTCGCTGCCGCTCCGGTTCTGTTGATGCGTGAGGCGATCAAGGCCGGTCGCCTCGACGCCATCGTCGTGAACTCCGGGTGTGCGAATGCCTATACCGGCGAGCGCGGGCTTGCCGACGCCGCCGAGATGCGCCGTATCGCCGGCGCATCCCTTGGCCTGGAGCCTGAGCGGATCGGGGTGGCGAGCACCGGGGTGATCGGGCGGTACCTCGACCTCGACCTGATCGGTCGGCAGTGTGCGGAGGTCGTCCCACATCTCGCCCACTCTGAGGAGGGCGAGACCGCCGCCGCGAGGTCGATCATGACCACCGACCTCGCCGAGAAGCATGCCCTCGTGGAGGCCGACGGGTTTACGGTCGCCGGGATCTGCAAAGGAAGCGGGATGATCGCCCCGAACATGGGAACGATGCTTGCCTTCATCTACACCGACGCCGAGATCGGGGCTGAAGATCTCCGGGCGTCACTCCGCTCGGCGGTGCGCCGGAGTTTCAACCGCGTCGTGGTCGACGGGGACGAGAGCACCAATGACTCGGCCTTCTGCACGGCCACCGGCGAGGCCGGGCCGGTGCCGCGGGCGGCGTTCGACGCGGCGCTTGAGGCGTGCTGCATCTCCCTGGCCAAACAGATCGCCGCGGACGGCGAGGGCGCGACCAAACTTCTTGAGGTGCAGGTCGTCGGCGCCCCCGACGAGGCGGCGGCAGAGGCGGTGGCCAGGACGGTCGTGGCCTCGCCGCTTGTCAAGACGGCGGTGTACGGTGAGGATCCGAACTGGGGCCGGGTGATCGCGGCGGCCGGGCGGGCCGGCGTCGGGTTCGACCCCGACCTCGTCTCCCTCACCATCGGCGAGGGACCGACGCTGACCGAACTTGTCAGGGACGGGACGATCGTCTCCGACCTGGTGCGTGCCAAGGAGGCGATGCACGGGAAGCGGGTCGTCTTCTCCCTCGACCTTGCGGCCGGCGAGGGTTCGGCAGTCGCGTGGGGGTGCGACCTGACCGAGAACTATGTCGAGATCAACGGGAAGTATACAACATGA
- a CDS encoding CBS domain-containing protein: protein MKVREIMTGGPVTVRADATVREAAALLRKHDVGGLPVMDGEELVGVITEADVLSLLKTGELSEDLWLPSPLEFIEVPIREMINWERTRAALSDIGKTPVRRVMSMPPVTIGPDAGIEEAAGLMLREGIARLPVVEEGRLIGIIARRDIVQGLGVSYEESEES from the coding sequence ATGAAAGTCAGGGAGATCATGACAGGGGGGCCGGTGACTGTCCGGGCCGACGCAACGGTCAGGGAGGCAGCGGCCCTGTTGCGTAAGCACGATGTGGGAGGCCTGCCGGTGATGGACGGAGAGGAACTGGTCGGGGTGATCACCGAGGCCGATGTCCTCTCGCTCCTCAAGACCGGAGAACTCTCAGAAGATCTCTGGCTCCCCTCCCCCCTTGAGTTCATCGAGGTTCCGATCAGGGAGATGATCAACTGGGAGAGGACCCGGGCGGCCCTCTCAGACATTGGAAAGACCCCGGTCCGCCGGGTGATGTCGATGCCGCCGGTCACCATCGGCCCTGATGCCGGGATCGAGGAGGCAGCGGGACTGATGCTGCGGGAAGGGATCGCCCGCCTGCCGGTCGTTGAGGAAGGGCGGCTGATCGGGATCATCGCCCGCCGTGATATCGTCCAGGGGCTTGGTGTCTCGTACGAGGAGAGTGAAGAGTCGTGA
- the argC gene encoding N-acetyl-gamma-glutamyl-phosphate reductase has translation MDVAIVGASGYTGGELFRLLQGHSSAEVVAATSRKEEGRPVAAVHPHLKGYTDLAFTNPAVEDIDADVAFLAVPHTAAMHYAGGFLERGMKVVDLSADYRLPRDVYEKVYGVTHTDYFEAPYGLPELHREEVKGKQFVSNPGCFPTGATLASAPLASGARYVIYDSKTGVSGSGVNPSPTTHYPNVADGVMPYKLTGHRHLAEMEQELGRLGSKARCFFTPHLVPVNRGILTTAHIIMDDPMTQEEVEARYQEFYKDEFFVRLQKPSLGAVRGSNFCDIWFEARDERVVVVSAIDNLVKGAAGQAIQNMNIICGFAENDGLMTPPCMP, from the coding sequence ATGGATGTTGCTATCGTCGGGGCATCGGGCTATACCGGGGGCGAGTTGTTCCGCCTCCTTCAGGGCCACTCCTCGGCCGAGGTGGTCGCCGCCACCTCCCGGAAAGAGGAGGGCCGGCCGGTCGCCGCGGTCCACCCCCATCTCAAAGGATACACTGACCTCGCCTTCACCAACCCCGCAGTCGAAGATATCGATGCCGACGTCGCCTTTCTTGCGGTGCCGCACACCGCCGCTATGCACTATGCCGGCGGATTCCTTGAGCGGGGCATGAAGGTCGTCGACCTCTCCGCCGACTACCGCCTGCCGCGGGATGTCTATGAAAAGGTCTACGGGGTCACTCATACCGACTACTTCGAGGCGCCGTACGGCCTCCCCGAACTCCACCGGGAAGAGGTGAAGGGGAAGCAATTTGTCTCGAACCCCGGGTGTTTCCCGACCGGGGCCACCCTTGCGTCGGCGCCGCTTGCGTCCGGTGCACGCTATGTGATCTATGACTCGAAGACCGGCGTCTCGGGCTCGGGGGTCAACCCCTCCCCGACCACCCACTATCCCAATGTAGCCGACGGCGTGATGCCGTACAAGTTGACCGGCCACCGCCACCTCGCCGAGATGGAACAGGAACTCGGCCGCCTCGGCTCGAAGGCGCGCTGTTTCTTCACCCCGCACCTCGTGCCGGTGAACCGCGGGATCCTCACCACCGCCCATATCATCATGGACGATCCCATGACCCAGGAGGAGGTGGAGGCGCGGTACCAGGAGTTCTACAAAGACGAGTTCTTCGTCCGTCTCCAGAAACCCTCCCTCGGTGCGGTGCGCGGGAGCAACTTCTGCGACATCTGGTTTGAGGCGCGGGACGAGCGGGTCGTCGTCGTCTCGGCGATCGACAACCTTGTCAAAGGCGCTGCAGGACAGGCAATCCAGAATATGAATATCATCTGCGGGTTCGCGGAGAACGACGGACTTATGACCCCGCCCTGCATGCCATAA